TGGACCCAGATTGAGATCGAAGATAGCGGCCCGGGCATTTCCAAGGCCAACCTGGAACACATCTTCGATCCGTTCTTCACGACGAAGCACACCAGCGGCGAGCATGCGGGAACGGGCTTGGGATTGACGATTGTGCATCAGATTATCCAAGAGCATCGCGGTGAAATTCAGGTCGAGAGTACCGAGGGAGTGGGAACCACGTTTTCCGTGAATCTTCCGGCCCTCCCGATAGACTAGGAGTACTGTGGAAAGTTCAGCCATGAAAAAACGCGTTCTCTTGATCGACGACGAAGCCCGTGTCCGGACTTCACTGAAAATGGTGCTCGAGCCGAACTACGAGATCCTCCAGGCCGCGGATGCTCAGGAGGGCCTCGAGACGTTCAGAAAAGAAGGACCTGATCTGGTCCTGCTCGATGTCATTCTCCCGGGAACCGACGGACTGGCCGTGCTGGAAACCCTGCGCTCTGAAAGCCGGATGACTCCCGTGATCATGCTCACGGGCACGAAGTCGGTCAAGACCGCCGTCGACGCGATGAAACTGGGCGCCGCCGACTATTTGTCCAAACCCTTTGACGTCGAAGAATTGCGCATCGTCGTGGATCGCGCGCTCAGCTCTCAAGCCCTCGAACGGGAAGTCAAACAACTCCGGGCGCAAGTCGTCCAGCGCTATGCCTTCCACAACCTCATCGGCAAGAGCCAAGGCATGCAGGAGATTTACGCGAAGATCGAACAAGTAGCGGACAGCCGAACCACCGTGCTGATTACCGGCGAAAGCGGAACGGGAAAAGAGCTTGTCGCAAAAGCCCTGCACTACAACAGCGGCCGGCGTGAGAAGCCCTTCATTGCCCTGAACTGCGCGGCGCTCCCGGAAACACTGATTGAGAGCGAACTCTTCGGCCACGAGAAAGGTTCCTTTACCGATGCCACGGCCAGACGTGTCGGCCAGTTCGAACTCGCCAATACCGGCACCCTGTTCCTGGACGAAATCGGCGATCTCAGCGCCATGACACAAGCCAAGCTCCTGAGAGTGCTCCAGGAACGGGAGTTTACGAGAATCGGCGGCGTCCAATCGATCAAGGTCGATGTCCGGATCGTCGCCGCCACCAACAGAAATCTCGAAGACATGGTGCGCAAGGGGCAATTTCGCGAAGATCTCTACTACCGCATCAACGTGATCTCGCTGTTTCTGCCTCCCCTCCGTGAACGCGGTGAAGATATTCCCCTGCTCGCCAAGCACTTCCTTGCCAAACGAGTCGAGGAAGAGAAGCGCCCGCATATCGAATTCGGGAAAGAAGCGCTGGAGGTCCTGACGCGCTACCCCTGGCCGGGAAACGTCCGGGAAATGGAAAATATCATCGAGCAAGCTTTTATCTGGTCGCAGAATTGCCCGCAGATTACCCAGGAGCATCTGCCGACCATTATGAAAAGCGACTCGCGATCATCCTCACTCCGCGACGACACCCTCGCCGGCCGAATGTCCCTAGAAAAAGCTGTCATGGAATTTGAGCGGGAGATCATTCTCGATGCATTGAAACGAACCAACTATGTCCAGACCCACGCCGCCAATCTCTTAGGAATCAGCCGGCGCATGCTGAAATACCGGATGGATACCTTGGGAATCGGCCGACCGGACAATGGGAACAGTCAAGAACCAGAGCCGCCTGTGCAGGAATAACACACATCCCTGTATCGACCGCGTCATTTTCAACACAACCGTCGCGCTCTTCTATACCCCCCTACTACGTAGTCAAACGTTCAAGTGATCTACATATAGACTTTCTACGTAGCAGGCCCCCTGCGGATTGTTCACCCCGAGTAAATGCCTGAAAAGGAACAAGTATTGCTTGACAGGTTACGTAGTTGGGGGTACATGAGCACTATGAGCACAACAACTTCTCAAGACGGATCCCAAACAAAGCCGACGGTTCTTGTCGTCGATGACGAGGCCGGACCGCGTGATGCACTCAAAGTCATCCTGCGGCCCTTCTTCAACATCCGCTCGGCGGACAACGCGCAAGCGGCGCTCGACGTCTTGAGTCATGAATCCATCGATCTCATTACGCTGGATCAGAAACTCCCCGATCGTCAGGGCATCGACCTCCTGCAGGATATTAAACACGATTACGCCGATATCGAAGTCATCATCATAACCGGCTATGGAAGCCTGAAGTCCGCCATGGAAGGCATTCGCCATGGCGCGGCCGGCTATCTGCTCAAGCCATTCAATGTCACCGAACTGATTTCCCTCATCAGCCAGACGCTTGAGAAAAAGCAGCGCCTGGACCTCATCCGGAACGTCTTAAAGAACTCGACCGACCTCTGGGGAGATGAGCAGGCTGCACGACGTGCGTGGGAGTCACTCAAGACCAAGTACTTCGCCATCGGAACGCATGAGCAGGACCCTTCAGGCGCGCAACCAGATCTGCTTCCTCTGCTCTCCGATCTCCTGGAAGTCAAAGATCGTCAATTGCTGAACCATTGCAGCCGTGTCAGCTTCTACGCCACGTTACTCGCCAATCGCCTCAGCCTGACTCTCGCAGAACAGAAGTCTTTGGCTATCGGGGCCTTCCTGCACGACATCGGCAAGGTCAGTCTCCCGAATTATCATTTTTCGGATGAGCCGATTCTCCCGTCTGGAGAAAGCACTTTCTCCAAAGAACATTGCGAGACAGGCGCACGGATGATTCTTCCCCTGGGCTATCCGGCTGAGGTCGGTCAGGTGATTTCCTATCATCATGAACGGTGGGACGGATCAGGCTATCCGCATGGACTTCAAGGAGAAGGGATTCCCTTGCTGGCCAGAATCGTCAGCATCGCCCAGATGTTCGATCATCTGACAGCCGAAGTCCCCGGACGATCACCACTCCCGGTGGACCAGGCCATCCAGCAAATCGCCCTTCAGGCCAATACCTACTTCGATCCTATGCTGGCGGATCAATTTGCTCGGGTCGTGACGGAATGTAAGGCATCGCTCCCGGCGATGGCGATCGCGACTACGCCGAGCGGCGTCTAAGGCCTACAGAAGGCATCTCGCCCAGATTCGTCATTCCCCGGCATCGGCAATGAGTTCTGCAGCCGTCTCGCGCACTTTCTTCGTCACCGTCAACCCGCCTAACATCCTGGCGATTTCGTTCTCACGCCCCTGACCAATCAGCGGATGCACGGTCGTCACTGTTCGATTGCCGTCCTGCGACTTCTCGACACAGAGGTGATGCTGCCCCTGCGCAGCGACTTGAGGGAGATGGGTAATACAGAACACCTGATGATAACGACCTAACCCCCGCAGGCGCTTTCCGATTGCGGCAGCAACCGCCCCGCCTACTCCCGTGTCGATCTCATCAAAAATCAGCACCGGAACGTGATCTCGTTCTGCCAGCACCGTCTTCAGTGCAAGCATGACCCTAGACAACTCCCCGCCTGAGGCAACTTTTGAGAGGGGCTTCGCCGGCTCTCCTGCATTCGTCGAAAGGCGAAACTCCACCTGATCAATCCCGTCAGGACCGAACTCCAGCTCGCTGGCATCCGCGGTCACGTGGATCTCAAAGACTGTCTGCCCCATCTTCAGGGCCTCAAGCTCCTGACGCACCACTTTGGCCATGCGTTTGGCCGCGTCCCCGCGCTTCAGGAATAATTGCCGCGCCAGAAGCGCCAGATCGGCCTGTTGTTCGTTGATGCGTTGACGCAGTTTACCCAGTTGCTCATCAGAATCTTGCAACTGTTCTAACTCATCTTTGATCTTCCGATGAGCCCCCAAGACTTCCGTCAGCGACCCGCCAAATTTCTTCTTCAGTTTTTGGATGACCGCCAGCCGATCCTCAATTACGCCCAGCCTCTCAGGATTGGCTTCGACCCGCTCAGCGTAGTCGCGCAGCTGCCCCGCCATTTCCTTCAGCACCACTTTCGCTTCACCCGTCAGCCGGGTCAATTCACCGACTGTGGAGTCAATCAGAAGCAATTGCCCCAAGGCGCGCTCCGTCAATGCCAACTGAGTCAGGATACCCTGCCCTTCCGCATTCACCCGCTCCATCGCTTCAGCGGCTAACGCACCGATCTGCTGCGACGAGCTCAGCCGGCGGCGCTCATTTTGCAATTCCTCGTCCTCTCCCTCGCATAGCGCCGCCTCGTCCAATTCAGTGCATTGGAACCGCAGCAACTCCTCACGCTGCGCCCGATGCTGAGATTCACGAATCAATCGAGCGCGTTCCTCGCAGGCCGCCTTCCAAGTCTCATACCCTTGTCGATACGCGGCACACCGTTCTTGAAGATTGCCGAAGGCATCCACGACACTCCGCTGTGTCGCCGTGGCCAAGAGTGATTGCTGATCGTGCTGCCCGTGGAGGTCAACGAGCGTACCGCCCAGCTCCTCCAGCGCATGCAGCGAGCTCATGGTTCCGTTCAGGTAGACCCGATTACGTCCGGATCGGGCGATGACCCGCCGCACAATCAGCTCGGAATCTGTAGGACCCAGGATCCCTTGATCACGAAGACAGGCTTGGAGGGGATGGCGATCAGGCAGGTGAAAGGCCGCCTCAAGAGACGCCTCTTCAGTCCCAAAACGAATCTGGTCGGCGGACGCTCGTCCGCCGACCAGCAGGGCAATGGCATCGATCAGAAGAGATTTTCCGGCCCCCGTTTCTCCGGTGAGAACGGTAAAGCCCGGCTCAAACCGTAGGCTGAGCTCTTCCAGAATGGCGAAATTGACGATGCGCAGCTCGGTGAGCATGGCTGCGTGCGTGCGAACGCGCTACGCGGTCCCCGCGTGCTGGGCCAACAATGAATCAATCGTTTCTTTGAACTGGCGCTTCGGACGCGCCCCGACCAGCTTTTCGACAACCTGGCCGTTTTTGAAAAACAGAATGGTCGGGATACTCATCACCTGATACCGCCCGGCGACCTCGGGATTTTCATCGGTGTTCAGCTTGCGGACTTTCAACTTCCCGGCATATTCCTTGGCAAGCTCATCGACAATCGGCGCCACCATCTGACAAGGTCCGCACCAGACCGCCCAAAAATCGACCATGACAAGCTCACCGGCCTTCATCACATCTGCGTCCCAGGTGGAATCTTCAACTTTTAATGTATCACCAGCCACGTCCGGAACCTCCTTCAGCTAAGATACCGACGATAAGAAATAAGGAGTGCATCGTACCCCACCCCCATTTAGGGTGTCAAATAAGGTACTGACGCCCCCGCCAAAATGGGATCCCCGGTCACCAGCTAACTGCATGCCGGATCCGCCATCGGGGTTGCTCCCTCATCGTCCCGGAATTCCCCCCGTCGATGCTCCAGACTGAGACCGTCCATAGGGACCGGTCGGCGAGGCCCAGGGCAATCCACGCTCGCCCCATAGCAGCGGACTGAGGATCGACCGCATCACCTGAGTTCCGAAATTCTCCGTCCAGCCGATACCGGTCAAATTCAGCATGAAATTGTACTGCGCCCGGTCCGGGAACTGGAGATAGAACAGGCCCAGCGACCAACATTTGCAGGGGTTTTGATACAAGGCCACCACGTTATACTCAGGGCTCTTTCTGGTCTTGATATCGTAGTACCCTTTGGCTCCGATCGTCCATCCCCAGGGAGTTCTGAACCCGCCTCCCGCCGTAGCAAACTGAATTTCCTGCGTGGGGGCATAGACTTCATTGAACGAAATGGGGTTCCAGATATCCCCTCGTCGCTCGCGATTGCCGTCCCGGGAATACCGCTGCCCGACTTCAAGATACCAATTGCTCGAGTCTTGAATCCGGAGATCCGTATTCCACTGACTGAGTTCTCCTCGATAGGGATCGAAAAAGGCATCCACCGTCAGATACTGATTGATCGTCGGGCGTTGCGTCCCGATGTTTCCGACTCCGCGCCCAAACGCCTGAGCCGCCATTTGCGCCTGCGTGACTTGGGGAGCCGTATTGCCGATGACCGCCCGCATCCACACATCGGAAAACTTTCTCCCTTGGATCGCCACCGTGGCAGGCTGCAACGGTTGCGTGAGTGAGCCCAGCAGCGGAGTCACACCCGTACCGAAGTCACGGGCCCTCGTTTGGACCGCCCCGGCGTGGTAACTCTGCGCGAGGGTCAGATCGAGCCAGTTGAAGGTACTCGTCCCATCGTGCTCCAGCACACGATTGCGCAAGGCATAGGTCAGAAGATTCTTCTTCGGCAGATCGTCGATTTGATCGATCTGCGCGATCCTCGATTGATCGGTCCCCGGCACATATTCATACATGACGGTCGGCTCGATGGTGTGCAAGAGGCTGCCCCCTCCGTCCATCCCAAACCTGCGGCTCAACTTCGACGTGGCATCAACTCCCGCCCAGAAGGTTTCTCGATGGAGCGAGGCATCAGATTGCGCGCCGCGGGTATAGTAGACCTCGCGAAACTTCGCCTGCGGGGTCAGACCCACGACATGCCCAAGATCAATGACGTCCGTAGAGATCCCCGGCACGACATTGACGCGATTCAGGGCGAATCCCTCTTCGCGATAAAAATTGACGTAGTCCCCTTCCATCCCGAATAACAATGGTGAGTTGAAAAGCGAGACATTCGGCAAGGTGTAGCCGGTCTCCGGCAAGCGCTGAAACGTATCTTTTCCTCCGGACTGAAGAGGCTGCAGGTATTGCCCGAGGATGTAGGCATTCCCGTACGGCAGCCGCTGATTCAGCAGCAAATTCGACTCATTGCTGGGCAAGGCCCGCTGGGTACCGGAGTTACTCAACTGCTGAAGGTAGTTGGGGTCGGTGACAAAACTCGCATTCCCCCGCAACAGCAACGTCTCGGTAAACTGCTGCGTGTGCGTCCCGGCGATCAACGCGCGCGCGCGTTTCACGTCTGAACTGGTCTGATCCACTCCGGTGACATTCGGCAGCGCAGTCTGCTGCAGATAACTCACATACCACTGGCCCCTGGATTTCTGGTCGAGCACATAGCGATATTCCAGATCGCTCCCATAACCGAGCTTGCTGTAGTAGGACGGCGCGATGGTCAAGTCCTGACTCGGATTGATCGCCCAGTAAAAACTGTCCTGGAGGTGCATCCCAAATCGATTGTCGTACCCCACCTGCGGAACCAGAAATCCACTCCGCCGGTTCGACAAGGGATAGGTGATCGTGGGAATCGGCACCACCGGCACGTCCGCGACACAGAGCCACGCCCCCTTCAAGGCCAGCGTGTCCCCGACGTTCAGATCCATATCGTCAAACTTGAACCGCCAGGCCGGCACCTCCCCGCCCTGCGCATCGCAATTGGTGAACGCCCCGTCTTTCACGCGATAGTGATATTCAGAGAACCGTTGGAGCAACCGCCCGCTCACCAGCGTATTAGATTGGGGAATATAGAGCTGTCCATGGGTGATGACTCCGGCCTCGGTATTTACATTGAAGTCCATCCGCTCAGCCGTCACATCGGCCTGCGGATCAGTCAGATGCACGTGCCCCGATGCGTGAACGACGCCGGAGAGCGCCTCAATCGTGACATGGTCGGCCGTCAGGCGCATGGCGCCCTGCTGGATCACGACGGACCCATCCGCCTCATACACATCCAGGTCCTGACGATAGTCGATTCGATTGGCCGTCACATCGAGGGGAGGAGAGCCGGAGGCCGAGGTGCCTGGGGCAACCGACTTCGATTTCGCCCAGGCGAGACAGGGAAGACACAGAAGAAACACGGCCACGAGAACACCGAGCCTGTCCGCTGTCCGTGACCGTCCACTCACCATGCTAACCCCTGAGCGGAGACAAGCCGCAGCCACGGACCAACGCTTTCACCTCGCCCACCAGCATGAGCGATCCCGTCACACAAATCAGATCTTGTGCGCTGGCACGAGCCTTAGCCAGCGCCAGCGCATCGGCGGCGCTCGGCGCAATATGACAATGCGGAAAGCGGGATCCGATTGTATCCTGTAATTCCCGCGCCGTCGCCGACCGGGCCATAGTCGCCTGCGTGAGAACGACCTCGGACACCAGCCGGTGCAACGGCTCGACAAAACGGCTGTGATCTTTGTCGCGCATCATGCCCAGGACGAGAATTACCCGGGCCTCTGGCCGCGACGCACGCCACTCCCGCAGATAGTCCGCCAAGACGAGCGCCGCAGCCGGATTGTGGGCGCCGTCAAGCAATAGGTCAGGACCTCGCTCTACTACTTCCAACCGCCCTTCCCACGGCACCGATTCCAACCCCCGGCGCACCGACGCCTCATCCACCGATATCCCGCGCCCCTCGGCCGCTTCGAGCAACGCGATCGCGCAAGCCGCGTTATCCAGCTGATGGCGTCCCGCAAGCGAACAACTCAGTCCGTCAAGGCGCTTGGAGCGCCCGCGATAGGAAAACCCTTCAGCCCCCCCACCGACGGTAAGAAAATCCTGCCCCAGTCGCAGGAGCGGGGCCCCGCGATCCGCCGCCGTCTGACGAATCACATCCCACGCCGGCCCATCGATACGGCCCACGACGACCGGAACGCCGGGCTTGAGGATCCCGGCCTTCTCAAATCCGATGGCCTCTTCGGTTGCCCCGAGAAACTCCTGATGATCCAGCCCGATCGTGATAATCGCGCTCGCTTCCGGCTCCACCACATTCGTCGCGTCGAACCGCCCGCCCATCCCGACTTCCAACACGGCCACATCGACTCCGGACTCGGCGAAATGGAGAAACGCCATCGCTGTCGTCAGTTCAAAGAACGTCGGGGTCAGGTCGGACGGCACGCTCGCCCGAATCCGCTCAGTGAGCTCTGCCACCTGCGCGTCAGCGATCATGGTCTGGCTGACTCGGATCCGCTCACGAAAATCGACCAGATGCGGAGACGTGTACAAACCCACACGATATCCGGCTGCCTGCAGCATGGCCGCCGTCATGGCGGCCGTCGAGCCTTTACCGTTGGTGCCGCCGATGTGCAGACTCCGGAACCGCCGCTCGGGGTTACCGAGCCGGCCCAAGAGCGTTCGCATGGTCTCAAGCCCCAGCTTGATTCCATGTTTCTGGAGTCCGTAGAGATACTCAATGGCGGATGAATAGGTCATGAACTGGGCCGGGCAGGATGCACTGCACTAGAAATGCGCGACGAGGGTACTGAGCGTTTCTTTCAACTGTTTGCGCTCGACAATCATATCGATCATCCCATGCTCGAGAAGAAACTCCGCCCGCTGAAACTGATCGGGCAACTGCTGTTTGATCGTCTGCTCGATCACGCGGGGACCGGCAAAGCCGATGAGAGCTTTCGGCTCCGCAATGATGACATCGCCCAGCATGGCAATGCTGGCCGTCACGCCTCCGAAGGTCGGATCGGCCAGGATGGAAATAAACGGCAACTTGGCTTCACCCAGCTTCGCCACGGCGGTCGACGTTTTCGCCATCTGCATCAACGACAGAATTCCCTCCTGCATGCGCGCACCGCCCGAGGCCGTCACCAACACCACGGGACGCTTCTTCTCCAGCGCCCGATCGACCGCCCGGCAAAACTTTTCGCCGACGACCGATCCCATGCTCCCGCCCATAAAGCTGAAGTCGAACACGCAGAAGACGACCGACTGCCCCTCGACCAACCCTTCGCCGATCATCAACGCATCCTTGCGCCCGGTCTTTTCCTGCTGCGCCTTGACCCGATCTCTGTAGGATTTCGTATCGTGAAAATTCAGCGGATCCTTGGCTTCCAACTCCGCGTCCCACTCCTTGAACGTCCCGAGATCGACGAGCAACGCAATCCGCTCCATCACGGAGATGGGAAAATGATAGTCGCACTTCGGACAGACCTTGTTGTTGCGATCGACTTCCTTGCGATACACAATTTCCCGACAGTGGTTGCACTTGAGCCACATCCCCTCGGCGCCTTTAG
This genomic window from Nitrospira sp. contains:
- a CDS encoding sigma-54 dependent transcriptional regulator yields the protein MKKRVLLIDDEARVRTSLKMVLEPNYEILQAADAQEGLETFRKEGPDLVLLDVILPGTDGLAVLETLRSESRMTPVIMLTGTKSVKTAVDAMKLGAADYLSKPFDVEELRIVVDRALSSQALEREVKQLRAQVVQRYAFHNLIGKSQGMQEIYAKIEQVADSRTTVLITGESGTGKELVAKALHYNSGRREKPFIALNCAALPETLIESELFGHEKGSFTDATARRVGQFELANTGTLFLDEIGDLSAMTQAKLLRVLQEREFTRIGGVQSIKVDVRIVAATNRNLEDMVRKGQFREDLYYRINVISLFLPPLRERGEDIPLLAKHFLAKRVEEEKRPHIEFGKEALEVLTRYPWPGNVREMENIIEQAFIWSQNCPQITQEHLPTIMKSDSRSSSLRDDTLAGRMSLEKAVMEFEREIILDALKRTNYVQTHAANLLGISRRMLKYRMDTLGIGRPDNGNSQEPEPPVQE
- the lptD gene encoding LPS assembly protein LptD, which produces MAVFLLCLPCLAWAKSKSVAPGTSASGSPPLDVTANRIDYRQDLDVYEADGSVVIQQGAMRLTADHVTIEALSGVVHASGHVHLTDPQADVTAERMDFNVNTEAGVITHGQLYIPQSNTLVSGRLLQRFSEYHYRVKDGAFTNCDAQGGEVPAWRFKFDDMDLNVGDTLALKGAWLCVADVPVVPIPTITYPLSNRRSGFLVPQVGYDNRFGMHLQDSFYWAINPSQDLTIAPSYYSKLGYGSDLEYRYVLDQKSRGQWYVSYLQQTALPNVTGVDQTSSDVKRARALIAGTHTQQFTETLLLRGNASFVTDPNYLQQLSNSGTQRALPSNESNLLLNQRLPYGNAYILGQYLQPLQSGGKDTFQRLPETGYTLPNVSLFNSPLLFGMEGDYVNFYREEGFALNRVNVVPGISTDVIDLGHVVGLTPQAKFREVYYTRGAQSDASLHRETFWAGVDATSKLSRRFGMDGGGSLLHTIEPTVMYEYVPGTDQSRIAQIDQIDDLPKKNLLTYALRNRVLEHDGTSTFNWLDLTLAQSYHAGAVQTRARDFGTGVTPLLGSLTQPLQPATVAIQGRKFSDVWMRAVIGNTAPQVTQAQMAAQAFGRGVGNIGTQRPTINQYLTVDAFFDPYRGELSQWNTDLRIQDSSNWYLEVGQRYSRDGNRERRGDIWNPISFNEVYAPTQEIQFATAGGGFRTPWGWTIGAKGYYDIKTRKSPEYNVVALYQNPCKCWSLGLFYLQFPDRAQYNFMLNLTGIGWTENFGTQVMRSILSPLLWGERGLPWASPTGPYGRSQSGASTGGIPGR
- the recN gene encoding DNA repair protein RecN; its protein translation is MLTELRIVNFAILEELSLRFEPGFTVLTGETGAGKSLLIDAIALLVGGRASADQIRFGTEEASLEAAFHLPDRHPLQACLRDQGILGPTDSELIVRRVIARSGRNRVYLNGTMSSLHALEELGGTLVDLHGQHDQQSLLATATQRSVVDAFGNLQERCAAYRQGYETWKAACEERARLIRESQHRAQREELLRFQCTELDEAALCEGEDEELQNERRRLSSSQQIGALAAEAMERVNAEGQGILTQLALTERALGQLLLIDSTVGELTRLTGEAKVVLKEMAGQLRDYAERVEANPERLGVIEDRLAVIQKLKKKFGGSLTEVLGAHRKIKDELEQLQDSDEQLGKLRQRINEQQADLALLARQLFLKRGDAAKRMAKVVRQELEALKMGQTVFEIHVTADASELEFGPDGIDQVEFRLSTNAGEPAKPLSKVASGGELSRVMLALKTVLAERDHVPVLIFDEIDTGVGGAVAAAIGKRLRGLGRYHQVFCITHLPQVAAQGQHHLCVEKSQDGNRTVTTVHPLIGQGRENEIARMLGGLTVTKKVRETAAELIADAGE
- a CDS encoding folylpolyglutamate synthase/dihydrofolate synthase family protein, which gives rise to MTYSSAIEYLYGLQKHGIKLGLETMRTLLGRLGNPERRFRSLHIGGTNGKGSTAAMTAAMLQAAGYRVGLYTSPHLVDFRERIRVSQTMIADAQVAELTERIRASVPSDLTPTFFELTTAMAFLHFAESGVDVAVLEVGMGGRFDATNVVEPEASAIITIGLDHQEFLGATEEAIGFEKAGILKPGVPVVVGRIDGPAWDVIRQTAADRGAPLLRLGQDFLTVGGGAEGFSYRGRSKRLDGLSCSLAGRHQLDNAACAIALLEAAEGRGISVDEASVRRGLESVPWEGRLEVVERGPDLLLDGAHNPAAALVLADYLREWRASRPEARVILVLGMMRDKDHSRFVEPLHRLVSEVVLTQATMARSATARELQDTIGSRFPHCHIAPSAADALALAKARASAQDLICVTGSLMLVGEVKALVRGCGLSPLRG
- the accD gene encoding acetyl-CoA carboxylase, carboxyltransferase subunit beta, producing the protein MAWFKKQKATGSEVPPRSKGAEGMWLKCNHCREIVYRKEVDRNNKVCPKCDYHFPISVMERIALLVDLGTFKEWDAELEAKDPLNFHDTKSYRDRVKAQQEKTGRKDALMIGEGLVEGQSVVFCVFDFSFMGGSMGSVVGEKFCRAVDRALEKKRPVVLVTASGGARMQEGILSLMQMAKTSTAVAKLGEAKLPFISILADPTFGGVTASIAMLGDVIIAEPKALIGFAGPRVIEQTIKQQLPDQFQRAEFLLEHGMIDMIVERKQLKETLSTLVAHF
- the trxA gene encoding thioredoxin; amino-acid sequence: MAGDTLKVEDSTWDADVMKAGELVMVDFWAVWCGPCQMVAPIVDELAKEYAGKLKVRKLNTDENPEVAGRYQVMSIPTILFFKNGQVVEKLVGARPKRQFKETIDSLLAQHAGTA
- a CDS encoding response regulator, translating into MSTTTSQDGSQTKPTVLVVDDEAGPRDALKVILRPFFNIRSADNAQAALDVLSHESIDLITLDQKLPDRQGIDLLQDIKHDYADIEVIIITGYGSLKSAMEGIRHGAAGYLLKPFNVTELISLISQTLEKKQRLDLIRNVLKNSTDLWGDEQAARRAWESLKTKYFAIGTHEQDPSGAQPDLLPLLSDLLEVKDRQLLNHCSRVSFYATLLANRLSLTLAEQKSLAIGAFLHDIGKVSLPNYHFSDEPILPSGESTFSKEHCETGARMILPLGYPAEVGQVISYHHERWDGSGYPHGLQGEGIPLLARIVSIAQMFDHLTAEVPGRSPLPVDQAIQQIALQANTYFDPMLADQFARVVTECKASLPAMAIATTPSGV